A single Hypanus sabinus isolate sHypSab1 chromosome 24, sHypSab1.hap1, whole genome shotgun sequence DNA region contains:
- the LOC132380779 gene encoding G-protein coupled receptor 12-like: MQRASPPLPGADVTEALEQAALLDQCATSGSRESGAAVQKHSAATDEAERHPREPGVPSRRKAPALQTSSDVQHLSQQVASAMNENISRNSADGLPGWFAAGEQRATLDLAAQEPSLNPWDIVLCVSGTVISCENAVVVAIIFYTPALRTPMFLLVGSLATADLLAGLGLIVHFVFLYCLQSELVSLVTVGLLVSSFTASVCSLLAITVDRYLSLYNALTYYSERTVTRTYLMLLLTWGVSVSLGLLPIMGWNCVRDATLCGIVRPLTKNNLIILSVSFFMVFGMMLQLYMQICKIVCRHAHQIALQRHFLATSHYVTTRKGISTLAVILGTFAVCWLPFAIYCLMGDYSSPRLYTYLTFLPAIYNSMINPVIYAYRNQDIQKVLWTVCCGCFSSKLSFRSRSPSDV; the protein is encoded by the exons ATGCAGCGCGCGTCCCCGCCCCTGCCGGGCGCTGACGTCACCGAGGCGCTGGAGCAGGCAGCGTTGCTGGATCAATGTGCCACTTCCGGGAGCCGTGAGTCAGGGGCTGCTGTACAAAAGCACTCGGCAGCCACAGATGAGGCAGAGAGGCATCCGCGAGAGCCCGGAGTCCCCTCACGCCGCAAAGCCCCCGCTCTGCAAACCAGCTCGGATGTGCAACATCTGAGCCAGCAG GTCGCTTCCGCAATGAACGAGAATATCTCCAGGAACTCGGCGGATGGTCTGCCCGGCTGGTTCGCTGCCGGTGAGCAGCGGGCGACGTTAGACCTGGCGGCCCAGGAGCCCTCTCTCAATCCCTGGGATATTGTGCTGTGCGTCTCCGGGACGGTCATCTCCTGTGAAAACGCCGTGGTGGTGGCGATCATCTTCTACACGCCGGCCCTGCGGACCCCCATGTTCTTGCTGGTCGGCAGCCTGGCCACGGCGGATCTGCTCGCCGGCCTGGGACTCATCGTTCACTTTGTATTCCTGTACTGCCTTCAGtcggagctcgtcagcctggtcACGGTGGGCCTGCTGGTCAGCTCCTTCACCGCCTCCGTCTGCAGCCTGCTCGCTATCACCGTGGACCGCTACCTGTCCTTGTACAACGCACTCACCTATTACTCGGAGAGGACGGTCACCAGGACTTACCTCATGCTGCTGCTCACCTGGGGGGTGTCGGTGAGCCTGGGCTTGTTGCCCATCATGGGCTGGAACTGTGTCAGGGACGCCACGCTGTGCGGCATCGTCCGCCCGCTGACCAAGAACAACTTAATCATCCTCTCCGTCTCCTTCTTCATGGTGTTCGGCATGATGCTCCAGCTCTACATGCAGATCTGCAAGATCGTGTGCCGGCACGCCCATCAGATCGCGCTGCAGAGGCACTTCCTCGCCACCTCGCACTACGTGACCACCAGGAAGGGCATCTCCACCTTGGCCGTCATCCTGGGCACCTTCGCCGTCTGCTGGCTCCCTTTTGCCATCTACTGCCTGATGGGGGACTACAGTTCCCCGAGGCTGTACACGTACCTCACCTTCCTGCCGGCCATTTACAACTCCATGATCAACCCGGTTATTTATGCCTACCGTAACCAGGACATCCAGAAGGTCCTGTGGACCGTTTGCTGCGGGTGTTTCTCGTCCAAGCTCTCCTTTCGCTCCAGGTCGCCCAGTGACGTCTAG